A genomic window from Shewanella vesiculosa includes:
- the tnpB gene encoding IS66 family insertion sequence element accessory protein TnpB (TnpB, as the term is used for proteins encoded by IS66 family insertion elements, is considered an accessory protein, since TnpC, encoded by a neighboring gene, is a DDE family transposase.) — protein sequence MTPTGNVYLVSGVTDMRKSIDGLSLIVADTLEMDPFSQAWFIFCNRHRDKLKILFWDTNGFWLYYRRLEKGHFKWPVPKCDGAVHISKQQLQWLLSGLTLDNPKAHRPIFGLEV from the coding sequence ATGACTCCCACTGGTAACGTGTATTTAGTGTCCGGTGTCACCGACATGAGAAAGTCGATTGATGGATTATCATTAATCGTCGCAGACACACTTGAAATGGACCCCTTTAGCCAGGCCTGGTTTATCTTTTGTAATCGACACCGCGATAAGCTCAAAATATTATTTTGGGATACCAATGGATTTTGGCTTTATTATCGCCGCCTCGAAAAAGGCCACTTTAAGTGGCCGGTGCCTAAATGTGATGGCGCAGTTCATATCAGCAAGCAGCAATTACAGTGGCTATTATCGGGATTAACCTTAGATAATCCTAAGGCGCATCGACCCATATTTGGACTTGAAGTGTGA
- a CDS encoding copper chaperone PCu(A)C yields MEFKTLKAIFKHLFNFLVLSSISFAATANVMLVDGYVRAMPASVPNTAAYFTLENHNNIDVKLVGVKTSAAKVAQLHTILKEDGMIKMRQVEGFTIPSHGALTLQPTGDHVMLLSLIAPLAVNDNVALELIFEDGQQLMIELPVLKQAATQHDETVEHHHHH; encoded by the coding sequence ATGGAGTTTAAGACATTGAAAGCAATATTCAAACATCTGTTTAACTTTTTAGTGTTATCATCAATATCATTCGCAGCCACAGCAAACGTAATGTTAGTTGATGGGTATGTTAGAGCCATGCCTGCGAGTGTGCCTAACACCGCTGCTTATTTTACCTTAGAAAATCACAACAATATCGATGTTAAGCTTGTTGGTGTGAAGACAAGTGCGGCAAAAGTGGCACAGTTACACACAATTCTAAAAGAAGATGGCATGATTAAAATGCGCCAAGTTGAAGGGTTTACCATACCGTCTCACGGGGCGTTAACCTTGCAACCTACTGGTGACCATGTGATGTTGTTGTCGTTAATTGCGCCTTTGGCCGTAAATGATAATGTGGCTTTAGAATTAATTTTTGAAGATGGTCAGCAACTTATGATTGAGCTTCCCGTGCTTAAACAAGCCGCGACTCAACATGACGAAACTGTTGAACATCATCACCATCATTAA
- a CDS encoding DUF2333 family protein, with protein sequence MQVTRNKILAVVGVIGLVLYFVSVWWSIEPDPIKPASQQTDSGKLIVGYATTTSLIATMETLLDKPGGWLSNDIMPPSVMMDNMPAFEFGALEQVRDLALIMRKEFSRSQSQSSADSDLLAAHSKLNIDNTSWLVPSAEGEYRDAIKLLKLYRAKISDADNNNAQFYARADNLNEWLKEVQKRLGSMSQNLSASVGQERLNTDLAGDISARQSTPGLTSNEVKTSWWKIDDVFYESRGSAWALLNFMRAIEVDFADVLEKKNAEVSLRQIIRELEATQQTVWSPLVLNGNGFGLVANHSLVMANYISRANAAVIDLTNLLSQG encoded by the coding sequence ATGCAAGTAACAAGGAATAAGATTTTAGCCGTTGTTGGTGTGATTGGTTTAGTACTTTATTTTGTCAGTGTATGGTGGAGTATTGAACCGGATCCGATTAAACCGGCATCGCAGCAAACAGATAGTGGCAAGTTAATTGTGGGCTATGCTACAACAACGTCATTAATTGCCACCATGGAAACCTTGCTGGATAAACCAGGTGGTTGGTTATCTAATGATATTATGCCTCCGTCGGTAATGATGGATAATATGCCTGCATTTGAATTTGGTGCATTAGAGCAAGTGCGCGATTTAGCGCTTATAATGCGTAAAGAGTTTAGTCGCTCACAGTCGCAGTCTTCTGCAGATAGTGATTTATTAGCGGCACACTCGAAATTAAACATCGATAACACCAGTTGGTTAGTGCCTAGTGCCGAAGGTGAATATCGTGATGCAATCAAATTGCTGAAACTTTATCGTGCTAAAATCAGCGATGCAGATAACAATAATGCCCAGTTTTATGCCCGTGCAGACAACTTGAATGAATGGCTTAAAGAAGTTCAGAAACGCTTAGGCAGCATGTCACAAAATTTATCTGCCAGTGTGGGTCAAGAGCGATTGAATACTGATTTAGCAGGTGATATCTCTGCTCGTCAATCGACTCCTGGTTTAACAAGTAATGAAGTTAAAACCAGTTGGTGGAAAATTGATGACGTATTTTATGAAAGTCGTGGTTCAGCTTGGGCATTATTGAACTTTATGCGCGCCATTGAAGTGGATTTTGCCGACGTATTAGAAAAGAAAAATGCTGAGGTCAGTTTACGTCAAATTATTCGTGAACTTGAAGCAACTCAGCAAACAGTTTGGAGCCCTTTGGTTCTTAATGGAAATGGTTTTGGTTTAGTGGCTAATCACTCGTTGGTGATGGCTAATTATATTTCGCGTGCAAATGCCGCGGTAATTGATTTAACTAACTTACTCTCACAAGGATAA
- a CDS encoding DUF1249 domain-containing protein → MAEFNLKKKQKYQPNISAFLAVCGRNYAHILKWLPEQINVNVPWQVDGEFGTLSINLIENTKYTQLIEISRPIPNGHFFKSPKAIVRIYHDAQLAEVLTSQQIYRLKPVYDYPNLHMHHSDEKFQVNAFLEELLKIGSRRVSFQS, encoded by the coding sequence GTGGCAGAGTTTAACCTCAAAAAAAAGCAAAAATATCAACCCAACATCAGTGCTTTTTTAGCAGTCTGTGGTCGAAATTATGCGCATATTTTAAAGTGGTTACCTGAACAAATTAACGTCAATGTGCCGTGGCAGGTTGACGGTGAGTTTGGCACTTTATCGATTAATCTTATTGAAAATACTAAGTATACTCAGTTAATCGAAATTTCGCGCCCGATACCAAATGGACATTTTTTTAAATCTCCAAAAGCCATTGTTCGTATCTATCATGATGCGCAATTAGCAGAAGTGTTAACTAGCCAACAGATTTATCGTTTAAAGCCAGTGTATGATTATCCTAATCTACATATGCATCATAGCGATGAAAAATTTCAAGTGAATGCATTCCTTGAGGAGCTGTTGAAGATTGGGTCTAGGAGAGTGAGTTTCCAATCATAG
- a CDS encoding TIGR04219 family outer membrane beta-barrel protein, which produces MKKTLLATAVVGLLSVSSAHAATVLGFKVGADYWQADTTNTFNDDSGVAHSFNDDSSQGSVWIAVEHPLPFVPNVKIRENRLESSAGIANADFNFNGHNFTGATSVTNDLSNTDFVLYYEILDNDLVSVDLGAAYKLMNGSLRISDAGHPEEVNIDSGIVMGYASAQVGMIGLGLFGFADVMLGLDESNVYDYGAGLGWQFDGLAVDTSVRVGYREFNFDVNNFSGVSQNTQFSGAFAGVELVF; this is translated from the coding sequence ATGAAAAAGACTCTTCTTGCCACAGCAGTAGTGGGCCTATTAAGTGTGTCATCGGCGCATGCGGCAACTGTATTGGGTTTTAAAGTAGGCGCTGATTACTGGCAGGCTGACACCACAAACACATTTAATGATGATAGTGGTGTTGCTCACAGCTTTAATGATGATTCATCACAAGGTAGCGTGTGGATTGCCGTTGAGCATCCATTACCGTTTGTGCCTAATGTTAAAATTCGTGAAAATCGTCTTGAGTCGAGCGCTGGTATTGCCAATGCCGATTTTAACTTTAACGGTCACAATTTTACTGGTGCAACATCGGTGACTAATGACTTAAGTAATACTGACTTTGTGTTGTATTACGAAATTCTTGATAACGATTTAGTGTCTGTTGATTTAGGCGCTGCCTATAAATTAATGAATGGTTCATTACGCATTAGTGATGCTGGCCACCCTGAAGAAGTCAATATCGACAGTGGTATTGTAATGGGATACGCCAGTGCACAAGTCGGTATGATTGGCTTAGGCTTATTTGGCTTTGCTGATGTGATGTTAGGTTTAGATGAATCTAATGTGTATGACTACGGCGCTGGTTTAGGATGGCAGTTTGACGGTTTAGCTGTTGATACTTCTGTTCGTGTTGGTTACCGCGAGTTTAATTTTGATGTGAATAACTTCTCTGGTGTGTCACAAAACACTCAGTTTAGTGGCGCATTTGCTGGTGTAGAATTAGTTTTTTAA
- the dusA gene encoding tRNA dihydrouridine(20/20a) synthase DusA, giving the protein MSVKNSVNTTPKLVIPTDTLDRTFSIAPMLDWTDRHYRYFARLMSSKALLYTEMITTGAILQGKGDYLAYSEQEHPVALQLGGSNAVDLAACAKLAAERGYDEVNLNVGCPSDRVQNGRFGACLMAEPELVAQCVDAMKQVTDIPITVKTRIGIDEQDSYQFLTDFIEIVSTRGCSAFTIHARKAWLQGLSPKENREIPPLDYERVYQLKRDYPHLNISINGGIKTLEESKLHLAQLDGVMVGREAYQNPYILAQVDQQLCGLDTPVITRQQVIEQMLPYIEAHLAQGGRLNHITRHMIGLFQGLPGSRGWRRHLSENAHKPNADIGVVLTAAEFVDAEALSSDQAI; this is encoded by the coding sequence ATGAGTGTAAAAAATTCAGTGAATACAACGCCAAAGCTAGTCATACCAACAGATACACTTGATCGCACCTTTTCCATAGCACCTATGCTAGATTGGACTGATCGCCACTATCGCTACTTTGCCCGCTTAATGTCGAGCAAGGCGTTGCTGTATACCGAGATGATTACCACGGGTGCCATATTACAAGGTAAGGGCGACTATTTAGCTTATAGCGAGCAAGAGCATCCAGTGGCATTACAGTTGGGTGGCTCTAACGCGGTAGATTTGGCAGCGTGTGCTAAGTTAGCTGCTGAGCGCGGTTATGATGAAGTAAACCTCAATGTAGGCTGTCCATCTGATAGAGTGCAAAATGGTCGCTTTGGTGCGTGTTTAATGGCCGAGCCTGAGTTAGTTGCGCAATGTGTTGATGCCATGAAGCAAGTCACCGATATTCCGATCACGGTAAAAACCCGTATTGGAATTGACGAGCAAGACAGTTATCAGTTTTTAACTGATTTTATTGAAATTGTCAGCACTCGAGGCTGTAGTGCATTTACGATTCATGCGCGTAAAGCCTGGTTACAAGGGTTAAGCCCGAAAGAAAACCGTGAAATTCCGCCGTTAGATTATGAACGGGTTTATCAGTTAAAGCGTGATTATCCACACTTGAACATTAGCATTAACGGTGGCATTAAAACCCTTGAAGAATCTAAGCTGCATTTAGCCCAGCTAGATGGAGTGATGGTGGGGCGTGAAGCTTATCAAAATCCTTATATATTGGCGCAAGTGGATCAGCAGTTGTGTGGACTCGATACACCAGTGATTACTCGTCAGCAAGTGATTGAGCAAATGTTGCCGTATATTGAGGCTCATTTAGCCCAGGGCGGTCGTTTAAACCATATTACCCGTCACATGATTGGTTTATTCCAAGGGTTACCGGGTTCCCGTGGCTGGCGTCGTCATTTAAGTGAGAATGCCCATAAACCTAATGCTGATATTGGGGTTGTGTTAACCGCTGCTGAGTTTGTTGATGCTGAAGCCCTTAGCAGTGACCAAGCTATTTGA
- a CDS encoding DUF2057 family protein, with protein MTTSFSVKMLLTSTTVGLTLLFGMPAQASSITVPDSMIVETVNGQNVSIKNTIGLSHGQQLVEINYRDLFQDNADDSGHWVRSESLYLTLEVAENQRYELATPEIYSAEDAREFLDNPQVTLSVNGQQQKNVALLTQSQLLTQLVLR; from the coding sequence ATGACGACTTCATTTTCTGTAAAGATGTTACTCACCTCAACTACCGTAGGCTTAACGCTATTATTTGGCATGCCAGCTCAAGCATCGAGTATTACAGTACCAGACTCAATGATAGTTGAAACCGTTAATGGTCAGAACGTCAGTATAAAAAATACGATTGGACTTAGCCATGGGCAACAATTGGTTGAAATTAATTATCGTGATTTATTCCAAGATAATGCAGATGATTCAGGCCATTGGGTTCGTTCAGAATCCTTGTACCTCACATTAGAGGTCGCTGAAAATCAACGTTATGAGCTTGCTACACCTGAAATTTATAGTGCAGAAGATGCCCGTGAATTTTTAGATAATCCACAAGTCACGTTGAGTGTAAATGGTCAGCAACAAAAGAATGTCGCATTATTGACTCAGTCGCAGTTATTAACTCAATTAGTGTTAAGGTAA
- the tolC gene encoding outer membrane channel protein TolC → MKFKIGSLYAALAFAIAAPAAQADDLLQIYQQALTSDPIVLQAKAQRDALYETIQENRAPLLPKISANVGYAKAWNDPLEDTDGLTGGVSLTQVIYDHSAWVGLDLAEMAASQADSAYASTLQSLITRVTKAYFDVLTAKDNYEFQGAEKAAIERQLEQTKQRFAVGLTAITDVHEAQAQYDLASALEIQAQNTLDNSYEALREITGIDHKSINILDTSRFSAGSPAPAASAGWLKMAETNSIDLMTQRIAKDIANETIKLYKAGHMPSLNLNAGYNKGVDQTPGPDYDNANIGVTLSIPLFEGFKVTSQVKQAQFRYVEASEKLEQTHRSVTKNVRNNFNNVTASISSIKAYEQSVISSESALKATQAGFEVGTRTIVDVLNRTRDLYDSKRQLSQARYGYINSILALKQAAGTLNEDDVISINSGLIAQ, encoded by the coding sequence ATGAAATTCAAAATTGGTTCATTATACGCAGCATTAGCATTTGCTATCGCAGCACCAGCAGCACAAGCTGATGATTTACTTCAAATATATCAGCAAGCACTCACTAGCGACCCTATCGTTTTACAAGCCAAAGCACAGCGTGATGCGTTATACGAAACCATTCAAGAGAATCGTGCACCGTTATTACCAAAAATCAGTGCAAACGTTGGCTATGCTAAAGCGTGGAATGACCCTTTAGAAGACACCGACGGTTTAACCGGTGGTGTTAGCTTAACTCAAGTTATCTACGATCACAGTGCCTGGGTTGGTTTAGACCTTGCTGAAATGGCAGCATCTCAAGCAGATTCTGCTTATGCATCAACATTACAATCACTCATTACCCGTGTCACGAAAGCGTATTTTGATGTTTTAACCGCTAAAGACAACTATGAATTCCAAGGTGCTGAGAAAGCGGCAATTGAACGTCAACTTGAGCAAACTAAACAACGCTTTGCCGTCGGTCTAACCGCCATTACTGATGTTCATGAAGCACAAGCACAATATGACTTAGCTTCAGCATTGGAAATTCAAGCGCAAAACACCTTAGACAACAGCTATGAAGCATTACGTGAAATTACTGGTATAGATCACAAATCAATTAATATTCTTGATACTAGCCGTTTTTCAGCAGGTTCTCCTGCCCCAGCAGCATCTGCTGGTTGGTTAAAAATGGCTGAAACAAATAGCATCGATTTAATGACTCAGCGTATTGCTAAAGATATCGCCAACGAAACCATTAAATTGTACAAAGCGGGTCATATGCCGTCATTGAACTTAAATGCTGGTTACAACAAAGGTGTTGATCAAACGCCAGGCCCAGATTACGACAATGCTAATATTGGTGTGACCTTGAGCATTCCACTTTTCGAAGGTTTTAAAGTGACTTCGCAAGTGAAACAAGCTCAATTCAGATATGTTGAAGCTAGCGAAAAACTAGAACAAACTCATCGCAGCGTGACTAAAAACGTGCGTAATAACTTTAACAACGTTACCGCGTCTATCAGCTCAATTAAAGCGTATGAGCAATCTGTGATTTCGTCTGAAAGTGCACTGAAAGCGACTCAAGCGGGTTTTGAAGTCGGTACACGTACAATTGTTGATGTACTGAACCGTACACGTGACTTATATGATTCAAAGCGCCAACTATCTCAAGCACGTTATGGTTATATTAACTCAATACTAGCCCTTAAACAGGCTGCTGGTACGTTGAACGAAGATGATGTCATCTCGATTAACAGCGGACTGATTGCTCAGTAG
- a CDS encoding restriction endonuclease subunit S, with product MYSKINSSNMEKRFDVRYHFSEEDDFESWTLEEIKETIVRDPNCYGFKYSKFGTPIIRISDMKQPFVDFSRVAYISEEVHNTFEKTQLLPFDILISVRGMSTGKVSIFLGEHEQANISPNIIIVRLKETSLACYVAMTLISDVGQKQIKRFFSGGGKPSLTAPMVNRIQIPKPTKEKLNQINKLFNEAILKRKHGKNILEKINTIFSKEFEGFQIKKSVTSTRNKSDLEERWDPHYHNDGFRDLRQFLTERSDSSREIEDYGKEALTFTDDVDKKQIVEYIEIGSVNNLTGIIDDSVIDYPEKLPKSSKALVNHGDILISKVRPYLNSNSIVQNESGSLVSFASKNGFAVFKTSSTNYKYYIAAFVRNEIGLAQIEMYQSGTSYPTVSSDDIKKMRILEISKDNMNLVNSLYEEYVRIKCIEEFTSKTIVELIEEDEV from the coding sequence ATGTACTCTAAAATCAATTCATCAAACATGGAAAAAAGATTTGATGTTAGATACCATTTTTCTGAGGAAGATGACTTCGAATCATGGACTCTTGAGGAAATCAAAGAAACTATAGTAAGAGACCCTAATTGTTATGGTTTTAAATACTCCAAATTTGGTACTCCAATTATAAGAATTAGTGATATGAAGCAACCATTTGTGGATTTTTCACGAGTAGCTTACATATCTGAAGAAGTTCACAATACTTTTGAGAAAACACAGCTTTTGCCATTCGATATTCTGATCTCTGTTAGGGGAATGAGTACTGGTAAAGTCTCAATTTTTCTCGGAGAGCACGAACAAGCTAACATTAGTCCAAATATAATTATAGTTAGGCTAAAGGAAACTTCTCTTGCTTGTTATGTGGCCATGACATTGATTTCAGATGTAGGCCAGAAGCAAATAAAACGATTTTTTAGTGGTGGCGGGAAGCCAAGCCTTACTGCCCCAATGGTTAATCGAATACAAATACCGAAACCAACCAAGGAAAAGTTAAACCAAATAAATAAGCTTTTCAATGAAGCGATATTAAAGAGAAAGCACGGTAAAAATATTCTTGAGAAAATAAATACGATTTTTTCAAAAGAGTTTGAAGGATTCCAAATAAAAAAATCAGTAACATCTACAAGGAATAAAAGCGATTTAGAAGAACGATGGGACCCACACTATCATAATGATGGATTCAGAGATTTAAGACAGTTTCTCACTGAAAGGAGCGATAGCTCAAGGGAAATTGAGGATTATGGAAAGGAAGCTCTTACATTCACCGATGATGTTGATAAAAAACAAATTGTTGAATATATAGAAATAGGTAGTGTTAATAATCTAACTGGGATCATAGATGACTCTGTAATCGACTATCCTGAAAAGCTTCCAAAATCATCAAAAGCACTGGTGAATCATGGCGATATATTGATCTCTAAGGTAAGGCCATACTTAAACTCAAATTCTATAGTGCAAAATGAATCAGGTTCACTTGTTTCCTTTGCATCAAAAAATGGCTTTGCAGTATTTAAAACTTCAAGCACAAATTATAAATACTATATAGCTGCATTTGTAAGAAATGAAATCGGATTAGCTCAAATTGAAATGTATCAATCTGGAACATCTTATCCAACGGTATCTAGCGATGACATTAAGAAAATGAGAATACTAGAAATAAGTAAGGATAATATGAATTTAGTAAACTCACTATATGAAGAATATGTTCGAATAAAATGTATTGAAGAGTTTACTTCAAAAACAATTGTGGAACTTATTGAAGAAGACGAAGTGTAA
- a CDS encoding enoyl-CoA hydratase-related protein, producing MNHIQVRDDQGVRIISFNRPEKRNAFNLEMYQQFTEYLIQGEADNDIRAFMFHGTENCFTSGNDIVDFLQSGALDDNHPTVKFLFCLLDLKKPVVAAVTGAAVGIGTTLLLHCDLVYADNNAKFQMPFVNLALVPEAASSMLLPLIVGQQKAAELILLGEAFDAQTAADLNIINRVVAQDELISFSLAQAKKLAALPPLSMQASKRLLRHNQAEVKAQMKLELVEFAERLQSDEAKQRFQAFLKK from the coding sequence ATGAATCATATTCAGGTAAGAGATGATCAAGGCGTACGTATCATCAGTTTTAATCGTCCAGAAAAGCGCAATGCCTTTAATCTAGAAATGTATCAGCAATTTACAGAATACCTGATCCAAGGTGAAGCAGACAATGATATTCGTGCCTTTATGTTTCATGGTACAGAAAACTGTTTTACCTCTGGTAATGATATCGTAGATTTCCTCCAAAGTGGCGCCTTAGATGATAATCATCCAACCGTTAAATTCTTGTTTTGTTTATTAGATCTTAAAAAACCTGTGGTCGCTGCGGTAACGGGGGCGGCGGTGGGAATTGGTACAACTTTGCTGCTGCATTGTGACTTAGTGTACGCTGATAATAATGCTAAATTTCAAATGCCTTTTGTTAATTTGGCCTTGGTACCAGAAGCCGCTTCGAGCATGTTATTACCATTAATTGTTGGCCAACAAAAAGCAGCCGAACTCATTTTACTTGGCGAAGCCTTCGATGCACAAACTGCGGCGGATTTAAATATTATTAACCGCGTGGTGGCCCAAGACGAGCTGATTAGCTTCAGTTTAGCCCAGGCAAAAAAATTGGCCGCACTGCCACCCTTATCTATGCAAGCATCAAAACGGCTTTTACGTCATAACCAGGCTGAAGTGAAAGCCCAGATGAAATTAGAATTAGTTGAGTTTGCAGAGCGTCTACAAAGCGATGAAGCAAAACAGCGCTTCCAAGCTTTCTTAAAAAAATAA
- the nudF gene encoding ADP-ribose diphosphatase encodes MFEQPVVPSFDAESGFSLISKKVLYKGFFQLDEYTFKHKLFKGGWSGEVTREVFERGHAVVVLPYDPVRDEIVLIEQIRVPALATTKSIWLLELVAGMIEPGELPEQVAERELAEEAGLSLLGLTPINSYLVSPGGTSERFHLFWGHVDTTKASGIHGLECENEDIRVHVVSREQAYEWVNNGRIDNASTVLGIQWLMLNYQRIRQAL; translated from the coding sequence ATGTTCGAGCAACCCGTGGTCCCAAGCTTTGACGCAGAGTCAGGTTTTAGTCTTATATCTAAAAAAGTATTGTATAAAGGTTTTTTTCAGTTAGACGAATACACCTTCAAACATAAGTTGTTTAAAGGTGGTTGGAGCGGTGAAGTTACCCGTGAAGTGTTTGAACGAGGTCATGCGGTGGTGGTACTGCCATATGATCCTGTTCGTGATGAAATTGTACTGATTGAACAAATTAGGGTTCCTGCATTAGCAACCACTAAATCAATCTGGCTTCTTGAGTTAGTGGCAGGTATGATTGAGCCTGGCGAATTACCAGAACAAGTCGCTGAACGTGAATTAGCCGAAGAAGCCGGATTAAGTTTATTAGGGTTAACACCTATAAACAGTTATTTAGTCAGTCCTGGTGGCACTTCTGAGCGTTTTCATTTGTTCTGGGGGCATGTTGATACAACCAAAGCTAGCGGTATACACGGTCTTGAGTGTGAAAATGAAGATATTCGAGTCCATGTTGTCAGTCGCGAACAAGCTTATGAGTGGGTTAATAATGGTCGTATTGACAATGCTTCGACGGTATTAGGTATCCAATGGTTGATGCTCAACTACCAAAGAATTCGTCAGGCACTTTAG
- a CDS encoding PspC domain-containing protein has product MNRLINRLRDETRIVCGVSAKLAKQYGWSLLWTRVVTIGLVLTNPSISLLAYFVIAVVMSQKTSRF; this is encoded by the coding sequence ATGAACCGTTTAATCAATAGATTACGAGATGAAACCCGAATTGTGTGTGGGGTCTCGGCTAAGTTAGCGAAACAATATGGCTGGTCATTACTTTGGACCCGAGTCGTAACGATAGGATTAGTATTAACAAACCCAAGTATTAGTTTGTTAGCGTACTTTGTGATTGCAGTGGTAATGAGTCAAAAAACATCTCGATTTTAA
- the cpdA gene encoding 3',5'-cyclic-AMP phosphodiesterase, producing the protein MLKDAVHYSVAENEPVRLVQVTDPHLFADPEGQLLGVNTAQSLQAVLNTFIATQYPAHLLLATGDISQDYSPESYQHFVHKIEMLDLPCHYLPGNHDDPRLMSLRMQGEKVFGQQRIIIGNWLILMLDSTVSGKPGGYMGEQQFALIDAAIKAEPNKHVLLVMHHNPILMQCAWLDQHCMMNGADFLQRTSRYPQVKGILWGHVHQQVDRTHLGPHGHIPLMATPSTCIQFKPLSSYFALDHLQPGYRLLELAGDGSIRTNVYRVPGNRFAPDNEASGY; encoded by the coding sequence GTGCTTAAAGACGCAGTGCATTATTCTGTTGCTGAAAATGAGCCTGTGCGATTAGTACAAGTTACTGATCCGCATCTTTTTGCTGATCCTGAAGGTCAATTATTGGGCGTTAACACGGCGCAAAGCCTTCAAGCCGTGTTAAATACCTTTATCGCCACTCAATATCCAGCCCATCTTCTATTGGCTACGGGTGATATTAGCCAAGATTATTCACCTGAATCTTATCAGCATTTTGTGCATAAGATTGAGATGTTAGATCTGCCTTGCCATTATTTACCTGGTAATCATGACGACCCTCGCTTAATGAGCTTGCGCATGCAAGGTGAAAAAGTGTTTGGTCAGCAAAGAATTATCATTGGCAACTGGTTAATACTTATGCTCGACTCCACTGTTTCTGGTAAGCCTGGTGGTTATATGGGCGAGCAGCAGTTTGCTTTAATCGACGCAGCTATCAAGGCTGAACCGAATAAGCATGTACTGTTAGTGATGCATCATAATCCTATTTTAATGCAGTGTGCCTGGTTAGATCAGCATTGCATGATGAACGGAGCAGACTTTTTACAACGTACAAGCCGTTATCCGCAGGTAAAAGGCATTCTGTGGGGACATGTTCATCAGCAAGTCGATAGAACTCATCTTGGACCTCATGGCCATATTCCATTGATGGCGACACCATCAACGTGTATACAATTTAAGCCATTGTCATCCTATTTCGCCTTAGATCATCTTCAACCTGGTTATCGTTTGCTGGAGTTGGCAGGCGATGGTAGCATTCGTACTAACGTATATCGCGTGCCTGGTAATCGTTTTGCGCCAGACAATGAGGCCAGCGGATACTAG